From Paenibacillus sp. PvR098:
AACCTACAATTCTTCCGTCCGGTATGTAACCGATATGGGCTTTCCCATAAAAAGGAATCAGGTGGTGTTCACAGAACGTATAATAAGTAATGTCTTTTACGGTTATGATTCCTTCATAATCTTCCTCAAACGTTGTGGTTAATGCCGTTTCGGGATTGACCTCGACACCGGCAAACACCTCCCTGTACATTTTTGCTACTCGTTTTGGGGTATCCAAAAGGCCTTCCCTGTTTGGATTTTCACCAATTTCCTCAAGAATCGCCCGAATGTTTTCTTCAAGAATATCGTTGTTTTTTTTAAAGTTGTTTTTAACAAGAGCCACTGGTTTTTTCCTCCTTAAATTTAAAAATCTAGTCCGAATAAGGGACTGGATTCGTGTATAGAAATCCTCCTAATTCGGTAACCCGGCTGCCGTAGCGTGTTACACGCCGTTGACCCTTGGCTTTGCGTCCCCACCTTTCGAATGGGTTGGCCGTTATCGTTAAGAAATGAATAGAATGGTGCACATGCTGATTGGACTATTAAAATAAGAACCTTTGTAACCTTTGTACTATCCATACGACTGTTTCAACTTCATTCGAGACTGGACTTCGATACAACGACCTAGGTATATAACCCTATTACAAAGTATACAATGACATCATTCGACAGTAACCGAAAAATAAGCCTTTTTCACGCACATTTCACCGCGTGAGTCACGCTTGAAAAAGCGTGTTTTTCACGTGTGGTTACTACGCGACTTACGCAAAAAAATGCGTTTATCACGCACTTTTTAATGCGCGATAAACGCAACCATGTAAGCAGTTCAGTACTTCAAAAACAGGCTTCCGTGCCTCCTCCGCATCTCCAGTTGCTCTTTACCAATGCTGTATGCTGTACATCGAATGATCCAAAATAGAAAGCTGCTTACTCGTTTAGCATGGCTTTATTGCAGAATATAAGCAATTTGGCTAACCTCATCGCAAAATCTAGCGCAAAGTCGGAGTCCATTAAAGATGATTTGGCTATAACGCCTATTAGCAAAATAATACAACAGGTGAGATTTATTAAGAACATTAACTTCGAAGGAGAGAGAGTGATGAAACGGTTAACGTGTTTGGTTTAAGCATTGCTGCAATGATTAACATGTAATCTGTGGTCTTCGCCGATGAAAAAGAAAGCTTCTCGATTGAGCAGGAATATACGAGTCTTTACGGCTTTAACGATGTACAAAATACATTTAGCGAAGGCATGGCTTGGGTTCAATTGTCCCGTTACGGCAACATGGGAGTCATTGATAGACAGGGAAATTTGATTATCGACGATCTGTTTTTGGATACGAATAAATTATTCAGGGTGTATATATTCAGCGAGGGATTAGCTCGTTATCAAAATAAACAAGGCGAGTGGGTCTACCTGGATAAGTACGGGAAGGAAGTCATTAAAACATCTTATGATGAGGTACTTAATTTCAGAGAAGGCCTAGCGGCGGTAAGAAAAAATGGAAAATGGGGTTTTATCGATAGGAAAGGGAAGGAAGTCGTTCAACCCCATTATGATGAAATACGTGACGATGATGGATACGGTATTTCTGTTGAAACCGCCGGATTTTATGATGGTCTATCGGCAGTAAATAAAAATGGCAAGTGGGGATTTATCGATAAGAGCGGAAAAGAAGTCATTCCACTCAAATATGACTGGGTGAATAATTTCCATGAGGAATTAGCTGTTGTTTCGAAGAATGAAAAATGGGGTTAGATCAATAAAAATGGTGATGAAGTAACTAAGATTGTTTACGATGATGCCGTGAATTTTAGTGAAGGAGTAGCAAGTGTATTACGTTTCAATAATATAGGTAACGGATATAACTGGATGTTCATAAATAAGAATCAATAGCTTCCTATCGTGAGGATAGTCCGGATGATATTTATGTTATCCTGGATAAGAACGGTAACCAAGTGGTGAATTTAGGGAAAAAGTACGCTCAGGTGGAAGACTTCAGCGAAGGCTTGGCTCGGGCAGAGAAATTAGATGGCGGAGTAGTTTTTATTGACAAAAATGGCACCGAAGTAACTGGGCAATACGCAAGGGCGCATAGTTCCAGCCAGGGATTAATCGGAGCAAAAATTAACCACGGTGATAATTATGGTTTTATTAAAAATCCATTGGATGTTCCTTCAACATGGGCATTACCAGAAGTTAGTTCAGCGACATCATTAAATCTCGTACCCATAGAATTAGATTATGGTTACAAGACAAACATTAATCGTGCGGATTTCAGCAAACTTGCATTGCATTTGTTATCGGTTAAAACCGGTAAAACCGTTGACGAGATGCTTGCTAACGCCGGTAAAAAGATAAACTACGATACCTTTGAAGACACATTTGATCCCACTGTATTAGCCGCTAATGCTCTGGGTATTATCGGAGGGAGAGGCAACAATAAACTCGACCCTAACGGATTCATTACCCGTCAAGAAGCGGCAGTCATGTTATCAAGAGTTTCAGGAATGTTAGGAATAACCAAAGGTACCAACGTTGTCACTTTTACTGATGAGGAAAACATGGCGAACTGGTCGATAGAATCGATAGCCCTTATGAGTTCAATTGTTGATAATACTAATCATGCAGCAGTGATGGGCAGCGTTGGCAACAATAAGTTCGGTTCCACCGAACATTTCACAAAACAACAAGCATTCATCACAATGAAGAGATTATTTAATGCGAAGTAGTTTGGGTACAAGACATTAGCCCCGTCAAGTAGATAGTAAGAAAAACAGAATAAATCTATGCGGCGGCCATTTCCCGTTATTCAATCGGAGAAAGGTCGCCTCATTTTTTTCTGGAAGCGCTCATTGTTATTGAACAAGATGTATTCCGTGATATACCTTTCAACCTGGGCTTGGCTATTTGGCTTTTCAATTCAGGTTCGATTGCAACCATTTGCTGTTGCGCGGCGGCGACTGGATTCATCGGGGGAGAGGGTAGGGCTGCAAGTGCAGTTTATGCGCTTATTCTCCGGGAATCGCGTGAATACCGCAAAAAAATGTGTCGGGGACCGTTGTATAGCCTTGTATTTATTCCCCCATAATGAATGAGGAGACGCTAATAAATGCCATCTGGAGGAAAACTATATTGGAAGAAGTAAGCATCGGTTTACTGTCAATCAAAGTCGTCATAGGTTTTATCACCTTATTTTTTATCATAATCGTAACAGGGAGAACTTCCATCCTGCAGCTCACCCCTTTTCACTTGATTTTCGTGTTGGTGCTCGGGGATTTTTTGAGAAATACGATTTATGAAGATGAGATAGGAGTTTTTTATTTTATACGCGATCGGATTATGGACGGTTCTCATGTTGGGCGTAGAGTTTTTAACCCAAAAGATGAAATCGGCTCGTTCCCTGCTGGTTGTCAATCCTTCCATTATTATTCGAGATGGAGTCATTGACCGGAAGACGCTTAAAAAGAATAAAATAGACGTAAATCAAATATTGAGTATACTACGACAAAGTAATGTTTTTTCAGTGCGTGAAGTCAAGTACGGAATACTGGAGCCTAATGGCCAAGTAAGTACATTGCTGAAATCCAAGTATCAAAAACCGACAAAGCAGGACTTTAATTTTCCGGATCGCACGAAAGATCTCCCGACCACCTTGATTATCGATGGTGAAATTTTATGGGATAATTTGCACGCGCTCGGATTTGATAAGCAATGGTTGGATAATGAATTGGTTTCTAACGGATATAGCAATGAGAAGCGTATATTCTACGCCGATTGGCGAAATAGTGAGGGCATTCATATCAGCCCCAAATGATAAGACATTGTGCAGGGAATCGCTGATCCAGGCGGTATCGTGACTGAATTATGGAGCACTTCCCCTCTCATCCAATGGAGTGAGCGGAAATAACCCCTCACGCTCACTCCTTTTTCTAATAAAATCGAGCTGCCATTCACATAGGCTATTTACGTCCCAATCACAACGACACGCCCAGCAATCCTCGCGTCAATTGAAAATCAACGTTACCCTGTTGATAGAGACGCGGAGTATAGCTATGCTCAATGATTTGCTTACAGCTTTCGAGAATCTGGTTGGTCCAAGCGGCGGGATTCCCGGTGAGTAACAGATCCAAATCATTGGCATATTGCTGCATAGTCGGCTCCGATGCCACTTGCAGCATAGGCACGAACGGATGCGTCTGCATCGGGCGACGATCGACCAGCGCTATAATTAACTCTACACCCGTGGCTGCTAAGCCCGTGACGTTCTCCACCCAGTGCTCGGTCGGTGTTTCCATGATATGGAAACCGGTTTGGCGGGCATGTTCGCCATAGGCCAATGACGGCTGGACATTGGAAGTAGTCAATACATTCTCACTGTAAGCAGGCGTTGAAAACAGATCACTGTTCTCGGGGACAACCACCATGCCGCCTGCGCCGACAATCATTTTTGTCAACATCGCCAGTTGTTCACCGGCTGCGTCTGCCACGGAACCATCACTTAAGATCCCAATACGCAATGCTTCTAGCCCGACATTCTCCTTCGTGATTGGCCCGGCTGCTGACAATTGATCGACAAACCACGCTTCCACCTTCTGAGTTACCTTATCTATCCCGCCGTCAAGTTGAATACTGGCAAAGCCAAGACGGCTGGGGTCAACCCCCATCTCCTCCATCTGGTGACGCATAAAGTCATTGTGGGTTTTCTCGCAGCCATGCTCCAGTAACAGACAATGCTTGACTAGCGGATGGGTAACATAGCCAATCATTGTGCGAGCATACAACTGCTCTGGTTGGCCAGCCGAATTACCGCATCCTTCCGTGTGAGCCAAGGCCACAAAGCGTGAGAGGTGCTCGGATTGACCAAGCCCCTGTTTGTTCATCCGCAGCGCAATCATATTCGCCACCTGTCCGGCGCAAAGACTCGTGGGCAGGATTAAGCCGATGTGATCACTGGCTCGATGCTCTTGGTGACGAGTGATTGTGAAGCGGATGGGGTTGGTGGCCGCGGCTGCATCCGTTCGAATCGCAATAGGTTCTCCCGCCGGCAGAGGTGCATTGAGCAAGGTATCCAGTTGGATTGCATCGGTTTGCCGCCAGTTACGCCAGATCTGCACCTGTGCATGGCCAGCCTTCTCACCAACGCTTCGCTGACCAGAGGCTATTTGTATCGAATGTTCAAAGGCATGCTTGCCCAACTCATCCATGGACATGCCGTCTTGATACTGACCGGCGTTGATATCCATATCATTGGCTAGCAATTGGTAACGACGTGTAGTCGTCACCACCTTGACCGTCGGCACAAAAGGAAAGTTGGTGATCGAGCCGTTACCTGTCGTAAAGAAAATCAGGTTGCAGCCTGCAGCCACCTGCCCCGCAACGCTCTCGAGGTCATTACCCGGGCTATCCATAAAATAAAACCCGGACTCTTTCATGGGCGAACCATAGTCAATCGCATAGTCGAGGCGAGTAGCCGGATCTTTCTTGCGGGCAGCCCCAATGGACTTGAGATAGATATTATAAAGGCCGCGATATTTATTCCCACCGGATGGGTTTCCTTCAGCGTTAGCGCCGTGCCAAGCCGTACGCGCCCTGAATTCCTCTACAAGCGTCAAGAATTTGCGAGCGGTTTCAATATCGCGTACCTTCTGCAGGACATAAGGCTCGGCGCCAATTAATTCATCGGTTTCAGCCAGATTGGCGGCGCCGCCGTAGCGTATCAATTCCTGTGCAATCCAACCCAGCAGAGGGTTAGCAGAAATGCCGGAAAAGGCATCTGAGCCTCCACATTGCAGTCCAATCTTTAGATGACTAATGGATTCAGCGGTCCGTTCCATGGCGTTGACCGTTGGTAACCAATCTTGCACAATAGCTTCCCCTATGGTCAGATTATCTTGAAATCCTCCTTTGATGGACAGGAACCGATGCAGCACTTCGTCTAACGGATAGTTATGTTCGCGTAAATACGCTTCTACCATCTGGTTGGTCACGGATTCAATGCCATAATCTACGATTAAAACCGCACCCACGTTGGGATTGACAATAAATCCGGCCAACGTGCGCAGCAATAGTGCCAGGTTATTAGGTTGTTCCGTGTCCCCCTCCGTATGCGCCACGGGGACAATCCCATCCACTTGAGGATAGTTCTTCAGTTCATCTTGCAAACGAGCAGCGAGCTGCTTGACATAGCTCCCTGTGCGTGAAGTGGTGCCCAACAAGACAATCGTGTTACGGGTACCGACGCCTCGCGCTTGGCTGCGCCGATAACCCAGGAAGGTGCGCGTCTCCGGGTAAGCGGGTAAGGCCGGGGCCGATTGGAAATTCGCCTCGTCAAGAACAAAAGGAGGTACTTGATCGGCAAAATTGGGCGTCGCCGGCAGCGCAAATCCCAGCGAACGCATACTAAGCGCCTCCAACACACCCTTGTTGATCACATAATTGCCGGGCTGAATCGATTGCAGAGCCACACCAAAGGGCAATTCCCAGGAAAGCAAGGCATCACCTGCGGCAATCTCCTTCACCGCAAAGCGATGGCCTTCCATGACCGTATAATCCAGGGTCAGCGTTTGACCTTGATAGTAAATGATAGTGCCAGCGTCCAGTTGACGAGTGGCAACGGCGACATTATCTCCGGGTAAAGGAAGTCTGCCGACTTCGTCAAAGTGATAAGATAGGTTCATAGATTCATAACTCCTTAATTAAGATTTTTACTTGAGTTAAATATAAATCATTAGCCGCACTGATCTTTGAAGAGCTTGCTGAACACCAATAGAAAAGAGTTGAAACCGATTACATGAAGTTGCAGCCGAAAATTGGCTCCAGCGCATATTCATGCCAGTATTGTATCATAAATTCAAATAACTGGCTTATATTTTCTGTACAAGGGAAGGTGCTTTATGTGGGTTTTAGTGAAAGGACAGCAACACCGATGGCCCTAGTCATGTTGGTTTTCGAAAGTTTCGCCTTTAACATAAATGCTATAAATCCTTGCTACTAGAGATAAGAATATCTCCAGACACCTTATAAGGTAAAATTTTCTCCCTGCATCTGCCTGAACAAACTTCTCTCTTTCCCAAAAATGTTGCCATATGTCATCAAATCCACTAAAGAAGCTTTTTGTTTACAATTCGTAATGAAGGTGCAATATGACATAATTAATGATTCTGTACTCCGCGGCGCATATTCGAATGACATC
This genomic window contains:
- a CDS encoding DUF421 domain-containing protein; this translates as MLGVEFLTQKMKSARSLLVVNPSIIIRDGVIDRKTLKKNKIDVNQILSILRQSNVFSVREVKYGILEPNGQVSTLLKSKYQKPTKQDFNFPDRTKDLPTTLIIDGEILWDNLHALGFDKQWLDNELVSNGYSNEKRIFYADWRNSEGIHISPK
- the folE gene encoding GTP cyclohydrolase I FolE — translated: MALVKNNFKKNNDILEENIRAILEEIGENPNREGLLDTPKRVAKMYREVFAGVEVNPETALTTTFEEDYEGIITVKDITYYTFCEHHLIPFYGKAHIGYIPDGRIVGLSKFARLVELVSQRPQVQERMTQQVAAAIINVLKPKGVIVTIEGTHLCMCARGVKKPGTATVTTVKKGIFTESVALCEEFDRSISRI
- a CDS encoding UxaA family hydrolase, producing the protein MNLSYHFDEVGRLPLPGDNVAVATRQLDAGTIIYYQGQTLTLDYTVMEGHRFAVKEIAAGDALLSWELPFGVALQSIQPGNYVINKGVLEALSMRSLGFALPATPNFADQVPPFVLDEANFQSAPALPAYPETRTFLGYRRSQARGVGTRNTIVLLGTTSRTGSYVKQLAARLQDELKNYPQVDGIVPVAHTEGDTEQPNNLALLLRTLAGFIVNPNVGAVLIVDYGIESVTNQMVEAYLREHNYPLDEVLHRFLSIKGGFQDNLTIGEAIVQDWLPTVNAMERTAESISHLKIGLQCGGSDAFSGISANPLLGWIAQELIRYGGAANLAETDELIGAEPYVLQKVRDIETARKFLTLVEEFRARTAWHGANAEGNPSGGNKYRGLYNIYLKSIGAARKKDPATRLDYAIDYGSPMKESGFYFMDSPGNDLESVAGQVAAGCNLIFFTTGNGSITNFPFVPTVKVVTTTRRYQLLANDMDINAGQYQDGMSMDELGKHAFEHSIQIASGQRSVGEKAGHAQVQIWRNWRQTDAIQLDTLLNAPLPAGEPIAIRTDAAAATNPIRFTITRHQEHRASDHIGLILPTSLCAGQVANMIALRMNKQGLGQSEHLSRFVALAHTEGCGNSAGQPEQLYARTMIGYVTHPLVKHCLLLEHGCEKTHNDFMRHQMEEMGVDPSRLGFASIQLDGGIDKVTQKVEAWFVDQLSAAGPITKENVGLEALRIGILSDGSVADAAGEQLAMLTKMIVGAGGMVVVPENSDLFSTPAYSENVLTTSNVQPSLAYGEHARQTGFHIMETPTEHWVENVTGLAATGVELIIALVDRRPMQTHPFVPMLQVASEPTMQQYANDLDLLLTGNPAAWTNQILESCKQIIEHSYTPRLYQQGNVDFQLTRGLLGVSL
- a CDS encoding S-layer homology domain-containing protein — translated: MNLGKKYAQVEDFSEGLARAEKLDGGVVFIDKNGTEVTGQYARAHSSSQGLIGAKINHGDNYGFIKNPLDVPSTWALPEVSSATSLNLVPIELDYGYKTNINRADFSKLALHLLSVKTGKTVDEMLANAGKKINYDTFEDTFDPTVLAANALGIIGGRGNNKLDPNGFITRQEAAVMLSRVSGMLGITKGTNVVTFTDEENMANWSIESIALMSSIVDNTNHAAVMGSVGNNKFGSTEHFTKQQAFITMKRLFNAK
- a CDS encoding WG repeat-containing protein — translated: MVFADEKESFSIEQEYTSLYGFNDVQNTFSEGMAWVQLSRYGNMGVIDRQGNLIIDDLFLDTNKLFRVYIFSEGLARYQNKQGEWVYLDKYGKEVIKTSYDEVLNFREGLAAVRKNGKWGFIDRKGKEVVQPHYDEIRDDDGYGISVETAGFYDGLSAVNKNGKWGFIDKSGKEVIPLKYDWVNNFHEELAVVSKNEKWG